The region TCACTTGAAGGATGGGAGAGTGGCAGCGGCTAGAAAGGAGTTTATGGTGCTAAAAGGAGTTACAGATGAAAAGGTAAGCGATTCAAGCTCGATTCACGTAACTTGACCAAGAATGGCGAGACAATATTCTCGATAGCAGATAATGAGGCGAAAAAGGATGATGTTTCCATCCACGCTACATTGTTTTTATTCGCATATATCTGCCGACGCGACGGCTGCTTAAGCTTAATCTAAGTACCTTAATGGAAtggaataataatagtaatgcCATAATTGGTCAAGTTACGTGGAACAAACTTTACAAACTGTACATTTCATGACTTCTAATAGTGGAAACTGTTTCATTAGTGATAAAGTCCACGCGGATAAGTCGTGGACATCAACCAGTTATAAACAAAACCTTGACATTCCAGTGGGTGGATGAACAATTGGGCATAATGCGGGCACACGTTAGAGAGAGCATGGAAAACAAGACCAGTATGAAGGAATTATTCACTAATTTGAGGTATAGAAGAGCTCTTTATATTACTGCAGgtaattgaaatatttttagaaaaatataaccaatgttatacatattattattaccaatGTATGTAAGCAATACATGCAAATTCAATTATTCTGAGAACTAAAGTCAAGTTCTTGTCTCTCCAGTCAACATcctattttcaataaatatttcccGTGGATTTATCAATCTTAATTCATAATGAAATTTCATTTTCAGGTCTAAAGTTTTTACAGTACATGACTGGGAGTTTCGCAATACAATCGTATTTGGAACTGATATTTAGACAAAGCAGTTCAGTGTCGGGGCCTTTAGCAAGCATAATATACGGATTAGTGCAATTTACTACGGGTAAGATCCTCACAAGTGTTATTGTGCTCATTACAAAAATGCTTTACGCAAATTCTATAATAAAGATAGCAGACTGACTAGGTATTCTGTCTGTAGCCAAGACCCTGAACAGAGCCGCTTTCATCTGATCATTATCTACCCTTGTTTTAAGCAAATAGTGGCATCACGCCAGAGACGTTGATAAGATTACGTTAAGATTAGTATTAGCATAACCTTAATGAAGctaaaaataagtatacaGACAGACATAAATGAAAAGAGAAAGAAAAGTATACAGTTTGGCTTaaaatttgcataaataaacgAAGATTTGATAGTACGgcgtcaaaatatttttactacttATGAATCACATTTTAtagattaggtatattttttttaaataggctTTATCATGTTTATGAAGTCTAAAGTCCAATGTATCAAACTTAGATCCTAATCTTACAATCAAACACTTCACTGCTACGATTACACATGAAACTATCTGTGTACTAAATCAAACATTACTTACATTGCAGGTATAGCTGCTACGTTCCTGACTCGTTACTTCGGGCGTCGCGTCCTCATGTGCACTTCGTCTCTCGGCGTGGGCATATCCTTGACCGTAGTCGGCACCTTCTTCTATCTCCAAGACTGCGCTAAGCTAAGCCCTGAGAGTCTCGCGAGCATCTCCTTAATGCCTCTCATAGGCATTCTAGGTTTCAACATTCTGTACACTGTAGGCATAGGAAACTTACCTTATGTTATGCAAACTGAGTTGTTCCCTATAAATGTGAAGACTGTAGCATCGAGTACAGCAACTATGTCTGCTTGCGTGTTCACTTTTGTAGTCGGAAAGAGTTATCAATTTGTCAAAGACTCGTTGGGGCATTACAGTGTATTCTGGATTTTCGCGTCCGTAGCTTATTTAGGTGTGTTCTTTGTGTATTTCTGTGTCCCTGAGACTAAAGGCAAGACGCTGGAAGAAATCCAGGACATGTTGAATGTGAAGCATTTAGAGGAAGCTCAGGCTTTAAGAAGTCCTGTCGTTACACCCGTTGTAGAAGTAGATGAATAGTAATTATATATTGAATTTTATAAGTGTTATTATACAGGTTtaccatatatttttatataatatagtcTAGCGAATTTTACTAATGGCGTTACCATTACCAGTGATACTTTAATAACTATGCTGTGTGATATTTTACGTAGTTTCGCATCCGTgccatatttttataaataaacaaacactacaaatataaaattaaaaccaaGCCACCTGTgactataaaattgtatttgcCCATTACAATACGAAATACAATAAGATAAACAACTGTTGTTTAACATCCGAAAGATTGGTGTAATACTTGGTGGAATTTCGACTGTATATGATTTTACTGTGCGGAGAGATACGGATCCCAGCACATAAAAtataagcgtaacgtaaacGACTCGCCTTTGtttcttctgtcaaccagGCGTTCGCGAGCTCGCGTTCTACTGGTTAACAGAAGAAAAACAGGCAACCTTTAAGGTGAGTATAGATTACAACATTTTGTCGAGCTATGCTGTGTAATGTAACGTTCTTACGAATGGTACAATACAGGCAAAAGTACGATACAAAGTTCGTAAAAGGATGATGATACACAAGAACATATCAGAGAACGGCTCGTTGTTCTGTTACAAGTAAATGTTGTAGTCTATACTCACCTTTACGTTACGGTTATCAGTGCGGTGACCATAAACCTGTCGCTGTTCAGGATTAAATTCTCTTGGCGTTCCCGTACGAGTAGAGGGGGGCGAAGGGGGTGTCGGCGGGCTCGTCGCCGCTCTCCTCGGACGCGTCCGACTCGAACGTGTTGTCCGGGATGTCGTACAGCCGGATCAGCGGCTTGTTCGGGTCCTTCATTATCAGGTATTTGCCTGCAACAAAACCGACATCGTTGTTATTAGGAATGTAGGTAAAGTTAGGTTtatattgatgtcgattctgaaaccaaaaattctaattttagacctgtcaaaaccttaaattcCTTTGTTTAGAATTCGATTCTATCAGTGGTCCCGTATAACAGATTTTTGCGagaaaaatttatagtttgactgcGAATGcgaaaattagaatttctgccttcagaatcgacataattatttatgtacaatttATAGTACATATATTGGTGCAATAATgagtacaataatattttaatgttgaagaaatataattatttgtattaaattCGGTATTCTGAAGGCCTTTTCGCCAGACTATGTGATTGTAGTCAGAACAATAAACCAAATTTACATAACATTATcgatcttttatttttaaaacttttaacatCGCTCTCACGAATACCGCATCCGTCATCGTCTGGGTCGACAGCATGGCAAGGTTAAACTTAAATATGCTAGTGTGTGGTTCCTTTAGTGCATCCCATTTTTCTAGTTAGCACACTAAACACTGCCACCGTCACTGTCACGTCACCGAGAACGAGATGACGGCGCCGAAGTAGCGGTACATAATtttttctccatagtcggttagagcataatcaggtattagtggttgacttttgacacatctgtcaggAATGTTATATGAAGTGACGTATACCTAATTGATTAACCAATCTTTGTCGGTTATATAactgactatggagaaattggcacttattcGCGTCTCCACCGCACATTCCTCACCGTCAAGTCAAATTAAACTCAGCCTGAAATAATCTCGTTCTCGGTGACGTGACGGTGACGGCGGCGGTGGACAAACGGCCTAACCAGCGGGGTTTAGAAATACAAATAGCCACGTACCATCCTTCTGCTTCATGCAGATGTCGATGATGCAGCGCAGGATGCCCCACGCGTTGTCCATGCTGAGGTTGATCTGCGCGGCGAACTCGTGCGGCTTGAACTGTTGCGTGCCGAGGATCACGTGGCGCGAGTTGTCGCGCACCTGCGTGCGGGACACGTAGCCGAACTTGATCTGGTCCGAGCCGGCGAGCAGGGCCTGTGGGGTGATAGATTGGTTAACACAGTAGTTTCGATTAGTTTTTGGTCACCTGGTGCCACCTTTTACGACATAAACATGggatttaaataaagaaaatcatCTACATTTGTTGCGGACACCAAagaaccccaatttttttaaacatttaatttaaaatttgaacaaaatatgacTAGATGGTAATATCctaatgctctgttaaatgtacttcaatgttgcagaaggcgtcattaagctagccttttcagtTTAGGAGTAATGTAATTTGGTGCGTTTCTCAGTGGAGCCTTTTCATTGTCCGTGAGTGCAGTTTGCATAGTTTAGCGCCTTCAAGGTTAGTTGCTTCATACCATCAAAAGttcttgtacctcctgtaggttggctggtagaaaatgcttttagcattaagtccaccttttgtacactaacattaaataaataaataaaagtgccTCTAAGTCGAGTCACTTGACAAAataacatcgaaataataataaataaaactaaagaaTTAGTAGGTAGTGGATTCTAGTCCTAACCTACCGCAATCTATGCGCAAAATAAGACctataaataacaaacaagGCGCGAAAAAACACAGTTAATTTTACTACATGAAAATTCACCTGCGTATAATATAAACCCACCTGAACAGTCCACTTGGCGAGCTTGCACGAGTTGTTCCTCAACTCATTGGCTAGCACCGCGCCTCGCTGAGTGTCCAGCTTCTGCCGCCACTCCACGCCGTTGGCCAGCTTCGAGTCCCACTCGTTGAGCGCCTTGATGGTGAGGAATTGAGTCTCTCCTTGCGGCCCCTGCAGGACCGCGTCGTGCTCGCAACGCGCTACTAGAACCTGCGGGGATGAGGGGTAAATATATGGTGATGAGAGCTGTACTTGTTTGGGGTTTGTTGGGGAATAGAATAGGTGACAAAGAGTTTGTCAGAGAACTTAGACTGACAACTCTTAAATTCCATTGATAGTGGGTCAGCCACACCATCTGCCAAAGAATCTGGAGTAGAAAAGTTCTTGAGTTGAGACAAATTTAGCTTGGACTGCCTTTAATCCAGCTGGATGGATCACTTTGGTCAAGAATCTGGTAGTGGTTTGATGAGGAAGGGCAGTTTTGTGGCACTAATTGAGTGAATTGCATGTTTTTAGAGCCGTGGACCATTAAGGGTTCatcatgaataaaataaagtaggtcATCTTTATAAAGTGAAGATAGGAAAGCGTGGAGAAGAATATCTGTAGCCTAAAGCTCCACAGAGGATTAACAGgactgtaagtaagtaagtatcttTCTACATGTCCAACACCGTACGGCCAACTGGCCAATAACTGAACAAGCTATTCTCCACTCACCACGCCATTGTTGAGGTTCCACTTGCGGTAGCGGTACCCGACGGAGGCGATATCGCCGTCTTCTTCTTCAGACACGAAGGGGTTGCCCTCCGGGAACTTGTACTTGGGCTCGGCCGCGCCGCTCTTCAGCACCTGGGGATGgggaaatttaattaagtattaatttattgcaGAAAAAGCTTTTGGAGTTATCAACAGCGTTAATATTGCTTGGgatattatacaatacattatttaattttatactaacAAAGAAAAGCATTTGATATGAAAGAACCACAACCAACTTGCCAATAAAGGAGatagttttatgaaaaaagcAAGAGCCTTTTGTGTACTTCTTAATTTAGCCGTTGCCGGTACTCTTTAATTTGTTACATATTCTAGATCGTCAACTTCTCTTACTCAGTGATTAGTTAATTATCATCAACTACACACCTGCTGGCTGAAGTTGTGGTTGATGAAGGTGGCCTCCAGCGCCAGGTTGCGGGGCGAGTTGATGGAGCTGCCGTCGTCGGCCGGCGGCTCCACGGACGTCTCGTTCACGGTCAGCAGGTCGAACTCCGTGTTGTCGCGCTTGTCCAGGAACAACTTGTCACCTGGTAAGAGGAAACATGTTTTGTTATGTACTTATTGAACAGAAAGGAA is a window of Plutella xylostella chromosome 17, ilPluXylo3.1, whole genome shotgun sequence DNA encoding:
- the LOC105383133 gene encoding facilitated trehalose transporter Tret1; translation: MTQPTPKRKTQYLAGICASLTFLFTGASSAWPSPALPKLKSETTLVDAQLSWIVSLTTIGGLPGCYIAQVLQERFGRKNTIFASAVPNIIGTSIILLTTRAELLYLARFCTGLGMGMVAVVCMIYITEIADKEVRGSLGMLIQVMMNLGLLTMYSIGPFVSYKTLNTLCVCLPVLYVVATVWIPESPYYHLKDGRVAAARKEFMVLKGVTDEKWVDEQLGIMRAHVRESMENKTSMKELFTNLRYRRALYITAGLKFLQYMTGSFAIQSYLELIFRQSSSVSGPLASIIYGLVQFTTGIAATFLTRYFGRRVLMCTSSLGVGISLTVVGTFFYLQDCAKLSPESLASISLMPLIGILGFNILYTVGIGNLPYVMQTELFPINVKTVASSTATMSACVFTFVVGKSYQFVKDSLGHYSVFWIFASVAYLGVFFVYFCVPETKGKTLEEIQDMLNVKHLEEAQALRSPVVTPVVEVDE
- the LOC105383132 gene encoding eukaryotic translation initiation factor 3 subunit D; translated protein: MSEHVLPTEEPIRFTAPLIQDNPTGWGPCEMPDQFRDMPYQPFSKGDRLGKISDWTMVQDKKYQNKYASQFGAGSSYAYYHDEDESTFHLVDTTRVQKPPYQRGRARGQRGRGARGARTPGGMTTLNKQQRDRKLGKRWGQRGAPMKIRDASVTVRPTWVTIEDMDFPRLAKLSLPGIKEGEDIVCAGTLEYYDKAYDRVNVKHEKVLQRIDRVFHTVTTTDDPVIRRLSKTTGTVYATDAILATIMCSTRSNYSWDIVIEKIGDKLFLDKRDNTEFDLLTVNETSVEPPADDGSSINSPRNLALEATFINHNFSQQVLKSGAAEPKYKFPEGNPFVSEEEDGDIASVGYRYRKWNLNNGVVLVARCEHDAVLQGPQGETQFLTIKALNEWDSKLANGVEWRQKLDTQRGAVLANELRNNSCKLAKWTVQALLAGSDQIKFGYVSRTQVRDNSRHVILGTQQFKPHEFAAQINLSMDNAWGILRCIIDICMKQKDGKYLIMKDPNKPLIRLYDIPDNTFESDASEESGDEPADTPFAPLYSYGNAKRI